In Zea mays cultivar B73 chromosome 7, Zm-B73-REFERENCE-NAM-5.0, whole genome shotgun sequence, the following proteins share a genomic window:
- the LOC100194027 gene encoding homeobox-leucine zipper protein HOX11 isoform X1, whose amino-acid sequence MELALSLGETMADAGRDLMLGLGMGVGVRREEEAQRGRRDREVRRELEFTARSARSSPEPAVRLTLLHGLGLPWPPPPSSETNRHLEASARGFDVNRAPSLSAAGGAAEEDEEQDEAAAAAASSSPNNSASSFPTDFSAQGQVAPGADRACSRASDEDDGGSARKKLRLSKEQSAFLEDSFKEHATLNPDEAEADGGGLRVPQAMLRDADGGEPAAAEGAIRAPRAQDGAPLLHAPPGHHPFHVPLLRARRLQLRAGARVIAVPRYWHCGPGTGAEALVVRGSVLVPSEPPAGRPGATATAGAGQLVRRSLLYLRRRERRWIWL is encoded by the exons ATGGAGTTGGCGCTCAGCTTGGGGGAGACCATGGCGGATGCCGGGAGGGACCTCATGCTGGGGCTTGGGATGGGGGTCGGGGTGCGGAGGGAGGAGGAAGcgcagagagggaggagggacAGGGAGGTGAGGCGGGAGCTGGAGTTCACGGCGAGGAGCGCCCGGTCGTCGCCGGAGCCGGCGGTGCGACTCACCCTCCTGCACGGCCTCGGCCTCCcgtggccgccgccgccgtcgtccgAGACCAACC GGCACCTGGAGGCGTCGGCGCGTGGCTTCGACGTGAACCGGGCGCCGTCGCTGTCCGCGGCCGGTGGCGCCGCGGAGGAGGACGAGGAGCAGgacgaggcggcggcggcggcggcatcgTCGTCGCCCAACAACAGCGCGAGCTCCTTCCCGACGGACTTCTCCGCGCAGGGCCAGGTGGCGCCCGGCGCCGACCGCGCGTGCTCCCGCGCCAGCGACGAGGACGACGGCGGCTCCGCGCGCAAGAAGCTGCGCCTCTCCAAGGAGCAGTCCGCGTTCCTGGAGGATAGCTTCAAGGAGCACGCCACGCTGAACCCG GACGAAGCTGAAGCAGACGGAGGTGGACTGCGAGTACCTCAAGCGATGCTGCGAGACGCTGACGGAGGAGAACCGGCGGCTGCAGAAGGAGCTATCCGAGCTCCGCGCGCTCAAGACGGTGCACCCCTTCTACATGCACCTCCCGGCCACCACCCTTTCCATGTGCCCCTCCTGCGAGCGCGTCGCCTCCAACTCCGCGCCGGCGCCCGCGTCATCGCCGTCCCCCGCTACTGGCATTGCGGCCCCGGCACCGGAGCAGAGGCCCTCGTCGTTCGCGGCTCTGTTCTCGTCCCCTCTGAACCGCCCGCTGGCCGCCCAGGCGCAACCGCAACCGCAGGCGCCGGCCAACTCGTGAGGCGCTCTCTACTCTATCTCCGGCGACGCGAACGGAGGTGGATCTGGCTGTAA
- the LOC100194027 gene encoding Homeobox-leucine zipper protein HOX11 (The RefSeq protein has 1 substitution compared to this genomic sequence) encodes MELALSLGETMADAGRDLMLGLGMGVGVRREEEAQRGRRDREVRRELEFTARSARSSPEPAVRLTLLHGLGLPWPPPPSSETNRHLEASARGFDVNRAPSLSAAGGAAEEDEEQDEAAAAAASSSPNNSASSFPTDFSAQGQVAPGADRACSRASDEDDGGSARKKLRLSKEQSAFLEDSFKEHATLNPKQKLALAKQLNLRPRQVEVWFQNRRARTKLKQTEVDCEYLKRCCETLTEENRRLQKELSELRSLKTVHPFYMHLPATTLSMCPSCERVASNSAPAPASSPSPATGIAAPAPEQRPSSFAALFSSPLNRPLAAQAQPQPQAPANS; translated from the exons ATGGAGTTGGCGCTCAGCTTGGGGGAGACCATGGCGGATGCCGGGAGGGACCTCATGCTGGGGCTTGGGATGGGGGTCGGGGTGCGGAGGGAGGAGGAAGcgcagagagggaggagggacAGGGAGGTGAGGCGGGAGCTGGAGTTCACGGCGAGGAGCGCCCGGTCGTCGCCGGAGCCGGCGGTGCGACTCACCCTCCTGCACGGCCTCGGCCTCCcgtggccgccgccgccgtcgtccgAGACCAACC GGCACCTGGAGGCGTCGGCGCGTGGCTTCGACGTGAACCGGGCGCCGTCGCTGTCCGCGGCCGGTGGCGCCGCGGAGGAGGACGAGGAGCAGgacgaggcggcggcggcggcggcatcgTCGTCGCCCAACAACAGCGCGAGCTCCTTCCCGACGGACTTCTCCGCGCAGGGCCAGGTGGCGCCCGGCGCCGACCGCGCGTGCTCCCGCGCCAGCGACGAGGACGACGGCGGCTCCGCGCGCAAGAAGCTGCGCCTCTCCAAGGAGCAGTCCGCGTTCCTGGAGGATAGCTTCAAGGAGCACGCCACGCTGAACCCG AAGCAGAAGCTCGCGCTGGCGAAGCAGCTCAACCTCCGGCCGCGCCAGGTGGAGGTGTGGTTCCAGAACCGCAGAGCCAG GACGAAGCTGAAGCAGACGGAGGTGGACTGCGAGTACCTCAAGCGATGCTGCGAGACGCTGACGGAGGAGAACCGGCGGCTGCAGAAGGAGCTATCCGAGCTCCGCGCGCTCAAGACGGTGCACCCCTTCTACATGCACCTCCCGGCCACCACCCTTTCCATGTGCCCCTCCTGCGAGCGCGTCGCCTCCAACTCCGCGCCGGCGCCCGCGTCATCGCCGTCCCCCGCTACTGGCATTGCGGCCCCGGCACCGGAGCAGAGGCCCTCGTCGTTCGCGGCTCTGTTCTCGTCCCCTCTGAACCGCCCGCTGGCCGCCCAGGCGCAACCGCAACCGCAGGCGCCGGCCAACTCGTGA